A part of Doryrhamphus excisus isolate RoL2022-K1 chromosome 8, RoL_Dexc_1.0, whole genome shotgun sequence genomic DNA contains:
- the aadac gene encoding arylacetamide deacetylase, whose amino-acid sequence MRLGSIILFVALCSFSAYYIYEPIPEEIEERWKLMLTNTFFRSLSHLADFSELVGLKDYMGVMYVITLIENIVPVSDEHVTVTVENFDGVEVVLYQPKQQSGATELRRAVVYLHGGGWCLGSSRMSPYDLLARKLAIELNAVILSVEYRLAPAHHFPVPYEDVYRVVKHFLQIGVLRQFSVDPGRIAVSGDSAGGNLAAAVSQQLLKDPAQQVQLKAQALIYPVLQALDLNTPSYQQNQDMPILPRTLMVRFWSEYFTSDKAFFRAMMTNTHNNPESSGLLKFVNWSAFLPETYHKKYNYSAPAVVQGEAGQEFKTGAPSRSLADPRASPLLVPDAALRSLPKAYILTCEYDVLRDDGIMYVTRLRSAGVEVTHEHYDTGFHGALMFTVWPTDFLLARRMTDNYVKWLKENL is encoded by the exons ATGAGGCTGGGAAGCATCATTTTATTCGTGGCTCTCTGCTCCTTTAGCGCATATTACATTTATGAGCCCATTCCGGAGGAGATCGAGGAGAGATGGAAACTCATGCTGACCAACACTTTCTTCAGAAGTCTCAGCCACCTG GCAGACTTCAGTGAGTTAGTCGGACTGAAGGACTACATGGGAGTGATGTACGTCATCACCCTGATTGAAAACATTGTGCCTGTTTCCGATGAACATGTCACAGTGACAGTGGAGAATTTTGACGGCGTGGAGGTGGTGCTGTACCAACCCAAGCAGCAAAGTGGCGCCACTGAGCTCAGGAGAGCGGTCGTATACCTGCACGGTGGAGGGTGGTGTTTGGGGAGCTCGC GCATGAGTCCATATGACCTGCTCGCCAGAAAATTGGCCATTGAGCTGAATGCGGTGATACTCTCTGTAGA GTACCGCCTCGCCCCTGCTCACCACTTTCCTGTCCCATATGAGGATGTATATCGTGTTGTGAAGCACTTCCTCCAGATAGGGGTGCTCAGACAGTTTTCTGTGGACCCAGGACGTATTGCAGTCTCTGGGGACAGTGCTGGGGGAAACCTGGCCGCTGCTGTCTCCCAGCAG TTGCTGAAGGACCCTGCACAACAGGTTCAGTTGAAAGCCCAAGCCCTCATCTACCCTGTGCTCCAGGCTCTGGACCTCAACACGCCATCTTACCAGCAGAATCAAGACATGCCCATTTTACCTCGCACCCTCATGGTACGATTCTGGAGCGAGTACTTTACCAGTGACAAAGCCTTTTTCAGAGCCATGAtgaccaacacacacaacaatccCGAGTCTTCCGGCCTGCTTAAGTTTGTCAACTGGAGCGCCTTCCTTCCCGAAACGTATCACAAAAAGTACAACTACAGCGCCCCCGCTGTGGTGCAGGGGGAGGCAGGGCAAGAGTTCAAAACCGGCGCACCATCTCGATCTTTAGCTGACCCGAGGGCATCCCCGCTGCTGGTTCCAGACGCAGCCTTGCGCTCTCTGCCCAAAGCCTACATTCTGACATGTGAGTATGACGTTCTACGAGATGACGGCATCATGTACGTCACGCGCCTTCGCAGTGCGGGTGTGGAGGTGACACATGAACACTACGACACGGGATTTCACGGAGCGTTGATGTTCACCGTGTGGCCCACTGACTTTCTCCTTGCTCGCCGCATGACGGACAACTACGTGAAATGGCTTAAGGAAAACttgtaa